A stretch of Arachis hypogaea cultivar Tifrunner chromosome 15, arahy.Tifrunner.gnm2.J5K5, whole genome shotgun sequence DNA encodes these proteins:
- the LOC112751836 gene encoding scarecrow-like protein 8, with the protein MSSPGFTGGGASDFFTGAVRSSTMNTNPSASAVAANNHRHLHPSHPLYRTQQQLPALFLDPSSQITPRHQTPTTQPPPTTLIGKRTLAEFQTQQQHNHLLNNHNHNSNNNHVLSNLLLRSVKPRTASFHTGSPLSPLSPIDFSIPELQIPSSTHHAFQTQRFGMPLFNQLRPNPIHSNSLPLPPPNSNNHFPYRCSNLSGSVSNRVQLPLPAEPDNKINTMDHRLLELEKQLLEDEEEEAEADAASVITTSAWSETIQNLMGNGSTPKPASSSPTSSTTSSTSSSSSVASPAIGCWKQTLMEAASAIAEGKQDSATEILARLSQVSNPNGNSDQRLMDCMVSALKSRVNPLENPPPVAELFSNEHAESTQLMFENSLCFMVGFMAANFAILEAAFENKTELKRFCVVDFDIGHGKQYVSLLLALSARGRTPPAMVRIVAVADTGGQEERLKSVGEMLARQAERFRIGFEFKIVQVTQRFSELTRESLGCDADEFLAVNFAFKLNRIPDESVSTENPRDELLRRVKSLSPRVVTIIEQEINANTAPFLARVADSCSYYGALFDSVESSLGKDNNGNSERVKVEEGLSRRVCNSLACEGRDRVERYEVFGKWRARMGMAGFKSKPLSQNVAESIKSRLAQSNNCNTRVNSGLTVKEENGGICFGWMGKTLTVASAWL; encoded by the coding sequence ATGTCATCGCCGGGCTTCACCGGCGGTGGGGCATCAGATTTCTTCACCGGAGCAGTCCGATCCAGCACCATGAACACGAACCCCAGCGCCTCCGCCGTGGCAGCCAACAACCACCGGCACCTCCACCCTTCCCACCCCCTGTACCGAACCCAACAGCAGCTGCCCGCACTGTTTCTAGATCCTTCCTCACAGATCACGCCTCGCCACCAAACACCAACAACACAACCACCACCAACAACCCTCATCGGTAAACGCACCCTCGCCGAATttcaaacccaacaacaacataACCACCTCCTtaacaaccacaaccacaacaGCAATAACAACCATGTCCTCTCTAACCTCCTACTCCGCTCCGTTAAGCCAAGGACGGCGTCGTTTCACACAGGTTCCCCTTTGTCCCCTTTATCGCCCATAGACTTCTCAATCCCTGAATTGCAAATCCCTTCCTCAACTCATCATGCCTTCCAAACGCAGCGTTTTGGCATGCCTCTCTTCAACCAGCTTCGCCCTAACCCCATTCACTCCAACAGCCTCCCCTTGCCTCCTCCCAACTCCAATAATCATTTCCCCTACCGATGCTCCAATTTGAGTGGTTCCGTTTCCAACCGGGTCCAGCTCCCGCTCCCGGCCGAACCGGACAACAAGATTAATACGATGGACCACAGGCTTCTGGAATTGGAGAAGCAGCTTctagaagacgaagaagaagaagctgaagCCGATGCGGCTTCTGTGATCACAACTAGCGCGTGGTCAGAGACCATTCAGAATCTCATGGGAAACGGGTCCACACCCAAACCAGCTTCTTCGTCCCCTACATCCTCAACAACGTCTTCAACTTCGTCTTCTTCCTCCGTGGCTTCCCCTGCCATAGGGTGCTGGAAGCAGACGCTAATGGAGGCCGCATCTGCCATAGCCGAAGGTAAACAAGATTCTGCCACTGAGATCCTGGCCAGGTTGAGTCAAGTTTCCAACCCGAATGGAAATTCGGATCAAAGGTTGATGGATTGCATGGTTTCGGCGCTCAAATCGAGGGTAAACCCGCTGGAGAATCCTCCTCCCGTGGCCGAGTTGTTCAGCAACGAACACGCCGAGTCGACTCAGTTGATGTTTGAAAACTCGCTCTGTTTCATGGTAGGGTTCATGGCAGCCAACTTCGCAATCCTCGAAGCTGCATTTGAGAACAAAACGGAGCTGAAGAGGTTCTGCGTGGTTGATTTCGATATAGGCCACGGGAAACAGTACGTGAGCCTTCTACTCGCGCTCTCCGCGCGTGGAAGAACCCCGCCGGCCATGGTAAGGATCGTGGCGGTGGCGGACACCGGCGGCCAAGAAGAGAGATTAAAATCTGTGGGCGAAATGCTAGCAAGACAGGCAGAGAGGTTTAGGATCGGATTCGAGTTCAAAATCGTTCAGGTCACTCAGCGATTCTCCGAGTTGACCCGCGAGTCGCTTGGATGCGACGCGGATGAGTTTCTAGCTGTGAACTTCGCTTTCAAATTGAACCGAATCCCGGACGAGAGCGTGTCCACGGAGAATCCACGCGACGAGCTCTTGAGGCGCGTGAAGTCACTCTCGCCGCGCGTGGTTACAATCATCGAACAGGAAATAAACGCGAACACGGCGCCGTTTCTGGCGCGCGTGGCCGATTCGTGTTCGTATTACGGCGCGCTCTTCGACTCAGTTGAGTCCTCACTCGGCAAGGACAACAATGGTAACTCCGAGCGAGTCAAGGTGGAGGAAGGACTGAGTCGAAGGGTTTGCAACTCGTTGGCGTGTGAAGGCAGAGACCGCGTGGAGCGTTACGAAGTTTTCGGAAAATGGCGGGCACGCATGGGAATGGCGGGGTTCAAGTCCAAGCCACTGAGTCAGAACGTGGCCGAGTCGATCAAGTCACGACTCGCCCAGAGCAACAATTGTAACACCCGAGTCAACTCGGGACTCACCGTTAAAGAAGAGAACGGTGGGATTTGCTTTGGATGGATGGGGAAAACTCTCACCGTCGCTTCTGCTTGGCTCTAA
- the LOC112751838 gene encoding uncharacterized protein isoform X2: MTTGQLGQLSSPLVPLVSEKTKIGSMVSAALVSTLVGLAASNLGILPYEAPAYSLVLEFLLPLTIPLLLFRANLHQVVRSTGTLLLAFLLGSVATIVGTLVAFLIVPMRSLGSDNWKIAAALMGSYIGGSVNYVAISEALGMSASVLAAGVAADNVICALYFLVLFALASKIPPEAAAPTTTDNATDLESDYQGNIPVLQSSTALATSFVICKVAAYLTKLSGIQGGTLPAATAIIVILATLLPKQIGSLGPAGHTLALVLMQVFFAVVGASGSIWNVIKTAPSIFLFALVQVSIHLLVVLGLGKLFKLDLKLLLLASNANIGGPTTACGMAKAKRWESLVVPGILAGIFGVAIATFLGIAFGVMVLKHL; the protein is encoded by the exons ATGACCACTGGGCAACTTGGTCAACTCTCTTCTCCATTGGTGCCTTTGGTCTCTG AGAAAACCAAGATTGGGAGCATGGTAAGTGCTGCTCTGGTGAGCACATTAGTTGGGCTTGCAGCAAGCAATTTAGGAATACTTCCATATGAAGCACCAGCATATTCTCTTGTCTTGGAGTTTCTCCTACCCTTAACCATTCCATTGCTATTGTTTAGAGCAAACTTGCATCAAGTGGTGCGTTCCACGGGGACGCTGCTCTTAGCTTTCTTACTTGGTTCAG TGGCTACAATTGTTGGTACTCTAGTGGCGTTTCTAATAGTGCCTATGCGATCCCTCGGCTCTGATAACTGGAAAATAGCTGCTGCTCTCATGGGTAGTTATATTGGTGGAT CTGTTAATTATGTTGCCATTTCAGAGGCGCTTGGCATGTCCGCGTCGGTTCTAGCTGCAGGAGTGGCCGCGGATAATGTTATATGCGCTTTATATTTCTTGGTATTGTTTGCATTGGCTTCTAAAATTCCTCCTGAGGCTGCAGCTCCAACAACCACAG ATAATGCAACTGATTTGGAATCGGATTATCAGGGCAACATCCCTGTGTTGCAGAGCTCTACAGCTCTTGCTACATCTTTTGTAATATGTAAAGTTGCTGCATACCTAACAAAATTATCTGGAATTCAAGGAGGAACGCTCCCGGCAGCCACGGCTATCATAGTCATTTTAGCCACTCTTCTCCCTAAGCAGATTGGTTCCCTTGGACCTGCCGGTCACACTCTTGCACTGGTCTTGATGCAG GTATTTTTCGCGGTGGTGGGAGCGAGTGGAAGTATATGGAATGTGATAAAGACTGCTCCAAGCATCTTCTTGTTTGCATTAGTTCAAGTTAGTATCCATCTTCTTGTGGTTCTAGGATTGGGGAAACTGTTTAAGTTGGATCTGAAACTGTTGTTGTTAGCATCAAATGCCAACATTGGAGGACCTACAACAGCCTGTGGCATGgccaaggcaaaacgctgggaaTCTTTGGTGGTTCCTGGAATTCTTGCAGGCATTTTTGGAGTCGCAATCGCAACATTCCTTGGTATTGCTTTTGGTGTCATGGTTCTCAAACACTTGTAG
- the LOC112751838 gene encoding uncharacterized protein isoform X1, whose protein sequence is MASIPIRWSPPLTVFSPPCHVSLLPSFNPFVVPLRRRTTTSFLSKKPRSRPSVSVVVKSQLSQPIISPNDHWATWSTLFSIGAFGLWSEKTKIGSMVSAALVSTLVGLAASNLGILPYEAPAYSLVLEFLLPLTIPLLLFRANLHQVVRSTGTLLLAFLLGSVATIVGTLVAFLIVPMRSLGSDNWKIAAALMGSYIGGSVNYVAISEALGMSASVLAAGVAADNVICALYFLVLFALASKIPPEAAAPTTTDNATDLESDYQGNIPVLQSSTALATSFVICKVAAYLTKLSGIQGGTLPAATAIIVILATLLPKQIGSLGPAGHTLALVLMQVFFAVVGASGSIWNVIKTAPSIFLFALVQVSIHLLVVLGLGKLFKLDLKLLLLASNANIGGPTTACGMAKAKRWESLVVPGILAGIFGVAIATFLGIAFGVMVLKHL, encoded by the exons ATGGCTTCCATCCCGATACGGTGGTCACCGCCGCTCACCGTCTTTTCTCCCCCGTGCCACGTGTCACTCCTTCCTTCTTTCAACCCGTTTGTAGTTCCACTGCGAAGAAGGACCACAACCTCGTTTTTGTCGAAGAAACCTCGTTCACGTCCAAGTGTTTCGGTAGTAGTGAAGTCACAGCTGAGTCAACCCATCATATCCCCTAATGACCACTGGGCAACTTGGTCAACTCTCTTCTCCATTGGTGCCTTTGGTCTCTG GTCAGAGAAAACCAAGATTGGGAGCATGGTAAGTGCTGCTCTGGTGAGCACATTAGTTGGGCTTGCAGCAAGCAATTTAGGAATACTTCCATATGAAGCACCAGCATATTCTCTTGTCTTGGAGTTTCTCCTACCCTTAACCATTCCATTGCTATTGTTTAGAGCAAACTTGCATCAAGTGGTGCGTTCCACGGGGACGCTGCTCTTAGCTTTCTTACTTGGTTCAG TGGCTACAATTGTTGGTACTCTAGTGGCGTTTCTAATAGTGCCTATGCGATCCCTCGGCTCTGATAACTGGAAAATAGCTGCTGCTCTCATGGGTAGTTATATTGGTGGAT CTGTTAATTATGTTGCCATTTCAGAGGCGCTTGGCATGTCCGCGTCGGTTCTAGCTGCAGGAGTGGCCGCGGATAATGTTATATGCGCTTTATATTTCTTGGTATTGTTTGCATTGGCTTCTAAAATTCCTCCTGAGGCTGCAGCTCCAACAACCACAG ATAATGCAACTGATTTGGAATCGGATTATCAGGGCAACATCCCTGTGTTGCAGAGCTCTACAGCTCTTGCTACATCTTTTGTAATATGTAAAGTTGCTGCATACCTAACAAAATTATCTGGAATTCAAGGAGGAACGCTCCCGGCAGCCACGGCTATCATAGTCATTTTAGCCACTCTTCTCCCTAAGCAGATTGGTTCCCTTGGACCTGCCGGTCACACTCTTGCACTGGTCTTGATGCAG GTATTTTTCGCGGTGGTGGGAGCGAGTGGAAGTATATGGAATGTGATAAAGACTGCTCCAAGCATCTTCTTGTTTGCATTAGTTCAAGTTAGTATCCATCTTCTTGTGGTTCTAGGATTGGGGAAACTGTTTAAGTTGGATCTGAAACTGTTGTTGTTAGCATCAAATGCCAACATTGGAGGACCTACAACAGCCTGTGGCATGgccaaggcaaaacgctgggaaTCTTTGGTGGTTCCTGGAATTCTTGCAGGCATTTTTGGAGTCGCAATCGCAACATTCCTTGGTATTGCTTTTGGTGTCATGGTTCTCAAACACTTGTAG
- the LOC112751841 gene encoding large ribosomal subunit protein eL34: protein MVQRLTYRKRHSYATKSNQHRVVKTPGGKLVYQTTKKRASGPKCPVTGKRIQGIPHLRPAEYKRSRLPRNRRTVNRAYGGVLSGSAVRERIIRAFLVEEQKIVKKVLKIQKAKEKQSLKG from the exons ATGGTGCAGCGTCTTACCTATCGGAAGCGCCACAGCTATGCTACGAAATCGAATCAACACAGAGTGGTGAAGACTCCTGGTGGCAAGCTCGTTTACCAGACAACCAAGAAGAGAGCCAGCGGTCCTAAGTGCCCCGTCACTGGCAAGAGGATTCAGGGT ATTCCACACTTGAGGCCGGCGGAATACAAGAGATCAAGGTTGCCTAGAAATCGCAGGACTGTGAACCGTGCATATGGAGGGGTTTTGTCTGGAAGCGCTGTTAGGGAAAG GATTATTCGCGCTTTTTTGGTTGAAGAGCAAAAGATTGTGAAGAAGGTCTTGAAGATCCAAAAAGCTAAGGAAAAGCAATCCTTGAAGGGTTAA
- the LOC112751839 gene encoding threonine--tRNA ligase, mitochondrial 1-like — protein MLRRYAIHNLRRNRFFYSTVTAMVPHPKDDEYLNAAIPKRIKMFESIQAEQKTQRLSLSPDPIKVTLPDGTVKDAAKWQTTPFDVAKEISKNLANNALIARVNGVLWDMARPLEQDCELRIYKFEDDEGRDTFWHSSAHILGQSLEMGYGCMLCIGPCTTRGEGFYYDGFYGDLGLNDDHCKQIEAGALKAAGEKQPFERIEVTRDQALEMFSDNEFKVEIINDLPADKTITVYRCGPLVDLCRGPHIPNTSFVKAIACLKASSAYWRGNKARAILQRVYGISYPDQKSLKEYLLKLEEAKKYDHRILKEYLLKLEEATKYILGVKQERFFRHESSPGSRFFLPHVARVYNKLMDFIRSQYRVRGYEEVISPNVFNMDLWVQSGHAANYKENMFILEIEKQEFGLKPMNCPGPCLVFKHRARGALSGLTRVRRFRQDDAHIFCRESQIKDEVREALKFIDYVYEIFGFTYDLKLSTRPENSLGETATWEKAESALKEALDEFGKPWQLNEGDGAFYGPKIDINVSDSLSRKFQCATLQLDFQLPNFFKLEYLAEDEAKIERPVVMIHRAILGSVERMFAILLMHYMGKWPFWLSPCQAIVCPVSKKSQAYAEKVKDEIYSKGFHVDADLTDRKIGKKVREAQLAQYNYILVVGEQEAETGQVSVRIRDKADLTTMSIEGLLERFSEDAKISFETFVKFPLKLP, from the coding sequence ATGCTCCGCCGCTACGCTATCCACAATCTCCGCCGTAACCGTTTCTTTTACTCCACCGTAACCGCCATGGTGCCCCACCCCAAGGACGATGAGTATCTGAACGCCGCCATTCCGAAGCGTATCAAGATGTTCGAGTCCATCCAGGCCGAGCAGAAAACCCAGCGCCTCTCACTGTCGCCGGATCCAATCAAGGTCACACTTCCCGACGGCACGGTCAAGGACGCCGCCAAGTGGCAAACGACGCCTTTCGATGTGGCGAAAGAGATTTCGAAGAACCTCGCCAACAACGCACTCATCGCGAGGGTCAATGGCGTGCTATGGGACATGGCCAGGCCTCTCGAGCAGGATTGCGAACTCAGGATCTACAAGTTCGAAGACGACGAAGGCCGCGACACTTTCTGGCACTCTAGTGCTCACATTCTTGGCCAGTCGCTTGAGATGGGGTACGGATGCATGCTTTGCATTGGGCCTTGTACTACAAGAGGAGAGGGTTTTTATTATGATGGGTTTTATGGTGACTTGGGATTGAATGATGATCATTGCAAGCAAATTGAGGCTGGGGCGTTGAAGGCAGCTGGGGAGAAACAACCTTTTGAGCGCATTGAAGTAACACGTGATCAAGCACTTGAGATGTTTTCAGATAATGAGTTCAAGGTTGAAATTATCAATGATTTGCCTGCGGATAAAACCATCACAGTATACAGATGTGGTCCACTAGTAGATCTGTGTCGTGGACCACATATACCCAATACTTCCTTTGTTAAGGCAATTGCCTGTTTGAAGGCTTCTTCAGCATATTGGAGGGGGAACAAAGCTCGGGCTATTTTACAAAGAGTTTATGGCATATCTTATCCTGATCAGAAGAGTTTAAAGGAATATTTGCTTAAGTTGGAGGAGGCTAAAAAGTATGATCACAGGATTTTAAAGGAATATTTGCTTAAGTTGGAGGAGGCTACAAAGTATATTTTGGGAGTGAAACAGGAGCGTTTTTTTCGTCATGAATCGAGCCCAGGAAGTAGGTTTTTCCTTCCACATGTTGCACGGGTATACAACAAATTGATGGATTTCATACGGAGTCAATACAGAGTCAGGGGCTATGAAGAGGTCATATCTCCAAATGTATTTAACATGGATCTCTGGGTGCAATCTGGTCATGCTGCAAATTATAAAGAGAACATGTTTATCTTGGAGATTGAAAAGCAGGAATTTGGGCTGAAACCAATGAATTGCCCAGGGCCCTGCTTGGTCTTCAAGCATAGAGCTCGCGGTGCTTTGAGTGGATTGACGCGTGTTAGGAGATTTCGGCAGGATGATGCACATATTTTTTGCAGGGAGTCTCAGATAAAGGATGAAGTTAGAGAAGCCTTGAAGTTCATCGATTATGTCTATGAAATATTTGGTTTCACATACGATCTCAAGCTTTCAACGAGGCCAGAGAATTCCTTAGGAGAAACAGCAACATGGGAGAAAGCTGAAAGTGCCCTTAAGGAAGCTCTGGATGAATTTGGGAAGCCTTGGCAGCTGAATGAAGGGGATGGTGCATTCTATGGACCAAAGATTGATATCAATGTATCTGATTCATTGAGTAGGAAATTTCAGTGTGCAACTTTGCAGCTTGATTTCCAACTACCTAATTTTTTTAAGTTGGAATACTTGGCTGAGGATGAAGCCAAGATTGAGAGGCCTGTTGTCATGATACACAGGGCCATTCTAGGATCTGTTGAGCGCATGTTTGCCATACTTTTAATGCACTACATGGGTAAATGGCCCTTCTGGCTAAGTCCTTGTCAAGCAATTGTTTGCCCTGTGTCGAAGAAATCACAAGCTTATGCAGAGAAGGTGAAAGATGAAATCTACAGCAAAGGGTTTCATGTTGATGCTGATTTAACAGATAGGAAGATTGGAAAGAAGGTGCGAGAGGCTCAGCTAGCACAGTACAACTACATCTTGGTTGTTGGAGAGCAGGAAGCAGAAACTGGACAGGTGAGCGTGCGGATAAGAGATAAGGCGGACCTTACCACTATGAGTATCGAGGGCCTGCTCGAACGGTTCAGTGAAGATGCAAAAATTTCTTTTGAAACTTTTGTAAAATTTCCGTTGAAACTTCCGTGA
- the LOC112751840 gene encoding uncharacterized protein — MDPNGCIDDKCESRLYIGNLDLRITEAALLRMFSPFGKIVSEDFLWHTRGPKRGEPRGFAFIQYSTNEEAKLAKEKMHGRLACGRPLVVRLAGEKYMLETADNPTKATGEGHKLHLTRSGMGQTSRSAKIAAIKNKLKSLEEGSRTKKQKQNDDIS; from the exons ATG GATCCAAATGGTTGCATTGATGATAAGTGTGAAAGTAGACTCTATATTGGTAACCTTGATCTTAGAATTACAGA AGCTGCTCTGCTCAGAATGTTTTCTCCCTTTGGAAAGATTGTTTCTGAGGACTTCTTGTGGCACACTCGTGGCCCGAAACGTGGGGAGCCACGGGGTTTTGCCTTTATCCAGTATAGCACAAATGAG GAAGCGAAATTGGCCAAGGAGAAAATGCATGGGAGGTTAGCTTGTGGCCGGCCGTTGGTTGTTCGCCTTGCAGGTGAGAAGTACATGTTGGAAACAGCCGATAACCCTACGAAAGCAACTGGTGAAGGACACAAGTTGCATCTTACCAGAAGCGGCATGGGACAGACAAGTCGTAGTGCAAAAATAGCCGCAATAAAGAACAAATTGAAATCCTTAGAGGAGGGTTCTAGGACCAAGAAGCAAAAGCAAAATGATGATATCTCTTGA